In Gammaproteobacteria bacterium, the sequence CCCAAACCAACGAATCCAATGGGCTGATGTTTGCCGTTAAAGGTCTCACCGGCTTTTACAAGGGGCCGCTTCGCCATCTTGCCCTACTACGACAAGGTGCAGAGCTATGGCGACA encodes:
- a CDS encoding DUF4105 domain-containing protein; translation: MYGHTLLRIDPPAHRGATTLASYALNFAAQTNESNGLMFAVKGLTGFYKGPLRHLALLRQGAELWRHRES